The proteins below come from a single Burkholderia humptydooensis genomic window:
- the holA gene encoding DNA polymerase III subunit delta has translation MQLRLDALEPHLSKGLAGLYVVYGDEPLLAQEACDKIRAAARAAGFTERSVHTVERGFDWSTPIGASQAMSLFGERQLVELRIPSGKPGKDGADALKTLAGADNPDVLMLVTLPRLDSATQKSAWFTALANGGVALKIDPVERAQLPNWIGQRLALQGQRVAPGDDGRRALAFVAERVEGNLLAAHQEIQKLGLLYPAGALTFEQIQDAVLNVARYDVFKLNEAMLAGDAARLARMIDGLKGEGEALVLVLWAVVEELRTLLRIKRGVAAGKPLAVLVRENRVWGPRERLVGPALSRVSEAALEHALAFAARLDRQVKGLSAVSRGAARGEPPPDPWDGLFQLAMTVARASGPGGAAPRRPA, from the coding sequence ATGCAACTGCGACTTGACGCGCTGGAGCCGCATCTCTCGAAGGGGCTCGCCGGACTGTACGTCGTCTATGGCGACGAGCCGCTGCTCGCGCAGGAGGCGTGCGACAAGATTCGCGCCGCCGCGCGCGCGGCGGGCTTCACCGAGCGCTCGGTGCACACCGTCGAGCGCGGCTTCGACTGGAGCACGCCGATTGGCGCGAGCCAGGCGATGTCGCTGTTCGGCGAGCGGCAGCTCGTCGAGCTGCGGATTCCGTCCGGCAAGCCGGGCAAGGACGGCGCCGACGCGCTGAAGACGCTCGCCGGCGCGGACAACCCGGACGTGCTGATGCTCGTCACGCTGCCGCGGCTCGATTCGGCGACGCAGAAATCCGCGTGGTTCACGGCGCTCGCGAACGGCGGCGTTGCGCTGAAGATCGACCCCGTCGAGCGCGCGCAATTGCCGAACTGGATCGGCCAGCGGCTCGCGCTGCAGGGGCAGCGGGTCGCGCCGGGCGACGACGGGCGGCGCGCGCTCGCGTTCGTCGCCGAGCGGGTCGAAGGCAATCTGCTCGCCGCGCATCAGGAAATCCAGAAGCTCGGCCTGCTGTATCCGGCCGGTGCGCTGACGTTCGAGCAGATCCAAGACGCGGTGCTGAACGTCGCGCGCTACGACGTGTTCAAGCTCAACGAGGCGATGCTCGCGGGCGACGCCGCGCGGCTTGCGCGGATGATCGACGGCCTGAAGGGCGAGGGCGAGGCGCTCGTGCTCGTGCTGTGGGCGGTCGTCGAGGAATTGCGCACGCTGCTGCGGATCAAGCGCGGCGTCGCGGCCGGCAAGCCGCTTGCCGTGCTCGTGCGCGAGAACCGCGTGTGGGGGCCGCGCGAGCGGCTCGTCGGACCCGCGCTGTCGCGCGTATCGGAGGCGGCGCTCGAGCACGCGCTCGCGTTCGCCGCGCGGCTCGATCGGCAGGTCAAGGGGCTTTCCGCCGTGTCGCGCGGTGCGGCGCGCGGCGAGCCGCCGCCCGATCCGTGGGACGGCCTGTTCCAGCTCGCGATGACCGTCGCGCGCGCGTCCGGGCCAGGCGGCGCCGCGCCGCGCCGGCCCGCCTGA